GTTGCCGGACTGCCCCGGAAGGAAGCCCCGACCGGTGATGCCGCCCGTCCGCGTTCCTGATCCGTTGTTCTCAACACTCATATCAAGGACGTTTGCCGCTCAGCCTCGGACCCCTGCCATCTGAGGCGCCGCAGCGAGGACCGCGTCCCCATGGGGGGATGCCGTCAAAGCGAGTCGTGTTACCGCTGCGGCGGTCGGCAACGGCCCGCTGACTTGTTAGTTCAGTTTGGTCTACGCTCTCACTCTCTTCCCTGTCACAGCACGAACAATCCACAAAAGAATCACACCGCCGATGAACGCGACGATGATCGACCCGATATTGATGCCCGTGACGCCTGCATGGCCGAAGTAGTTAAAGATCCATCCGCCGACAATCGCACCGATAACACCGACAACGAGGTCCCCCAGAACGCCGCCGGGTCCCTCGCCCGGGACGACCATTTTGGCGAGCCATCCTGCGATGATGCCCACGACGATCCATGCAATGATGCTCACGAGTCCATCCCCCCTCTTTTTGGAGCGACTGGGATTGAACCGCTTCCCAAAAGTAATGCTGGATTCCGCCTACGATCCGATGCGCCCGAGTGGTACTGCGCCTGCGCGAAAGCCATTCGGAATCGCTACCAGTAGCACCCTCGAGAAACCGAAGTCCTAACAGGAGATAGGTCGGCAGGTCGCACGAAATCGCCATCGCGTTCGGAACGGGCGGACGCCAGACCTTTG
This is a stretch of genomic DNA from bacterium. It encodes these proteins:
- a CDS encoding GlsB/YeaQ/YmgE family stress response membrane protein yields the protein MSIIAWIVVGIIAGWLAKMVVPGEGPGGVLGDLVVGVIGAIVGGWIFNYFGHAGVTGINIGSIIVAFIGGVILLWIVRAVTGKRVRA